DNA from bacterium HR11:
TCCCGTCGTCCGTCGCCAGCCACAGGGTCCCGCCCAGGGCCTGAAGCGCCTCGAGACGCACGAGCTGGGCCGCCGTCCGGGCCGCAAAGAGGTGGTAGACGTCCCGTCCCTGGCGGACCAACGCCCGATGCCATGGGAACAGCGTCGCCATCCCGAGGCCGCCCGAGATCAGCCCGACGGGACCCTCGCCGACCGGCTCGGGGAAGGGCCGCCCCAGGGGGCCGAAGCCGCGCGTGACCTCCCCGGGTCGGAGCGAACCCAACCGGCGGGTCCCGAATCCCATCCGCCGGAACAGGAAGTACCCAACGCCGTCTTGGAGGTCATGGAGGCTGAAGGGCCGCCGCAGGGCAAAGCACCGCTCAGGCACCGGGACCTCCAGCATGTAGAATTGCCCCGGCGCTGTCGGAGGCCAGTCGCCGTCTTCGGGCGCGAGGCCCAGCAGGACGACGTCCGGCCCGACGTCCTCGCAAGCGACGCATCGCAGTTTCAAGTCTCTCAAGGGCCGCCTGTGGGACATGTGGATGGGTCGGCCGTCGGGCCCGTCAGCTCATAGCCCGATTGGCTCATAGCTCATGGGTCTTGGCCCATAAGAACCTGTCTCATAAATCCGACGGGACCGGGATCGGACCCTCGATATCCAACCATAGACCGCAGACCACGGACCATGGACCATAGAGCCCCTTGGGCCCAAGCCGGTCTATGGTCTGGGGTCCATGGTCTGCCCCTTACAGATGGACCCCCACGAGGAGACGCCCCATGTGCCGCTGGTACCGAAACGAGGCCCCCAGGCCCGGGACGTCCTCGAACGTCCCGCCTGTATGCTGGTACTCCAGGTTCAAAGAGAGCTTCAGGATTTTGAACTCCAGGCCCAGAAGCTGAAAGGGGAGCCAGCCGCTCGTGTCGTATTCGGTCCCTACGGGTAGGACGACCGTCGTCAGATGGACTCGCTGGAGGCCCACGCCGCCGTATACAAAGGCGATCTTCAACTTTCCGTAGACCCCGAAACCCGTGTGGTTCGACCCGCTGTAGAGCAAGTTCGTCGAGCGGACCCATTCGCCCTGTACGCCGAGCCGGATGTCGATCGGGTCGGTGAACCACGAGTACTCGATAGCGACCGAGCCCTCGGCGGCAAACTCGAAGTCTGAGGTCGTCTGGTCGGAGGGCCTATAGGCCGCCGCCCCGCCGCCGAGGCCGGCCAAGAGATGGAGCTTTTCGGCGGCCCATGTCGTCCCGCTCGCCCATCCGAAAGCCACAAGGACCGGGCCGACCGCCGCCCATCGAAGGATCGTCCGAGAGCGACTCATCGGGTCTCCACTCCGCTACGAGATGACGCGAAGGTCCATCATACACGAAACATCCGGCCGAGTGCACAAAGACGAGATGCGAGATGCGGAGTCCCAGCCCCGTTCGCCCGAGCGGGGTTTACCCGACCGCCGGGCCGCCGGGTCGGACGATCACCCGCAGGGCCTCGCCCCGTCGGAGGACGTCCAGGGCTTGGTTGATCTCTTCCAAGAAAAACTGGTGGCTGACCAGCTCTTGAAGCCTCAGGTGGCCCCGGGCGACGAGGTCGATGACCCGCGGGTAGCAGACCGGCCGACATCCCAGAGAGCCGACGATTTCCAGCTCCCGGAACATGATGCGGGCGGCGTTCAGGGCGACCCTCTCGGGGTTGTAGCCGACGAAGACGACCCGGCCCCCGGGTCGGACGCAAGCGACGGCCAGCTCTTGCGTTTCCGAACGTCCGACGCACTCGAAGGCCACGTCGACCCCGCCGTCGGTGACCTTCCGGATGTGCACGTCCGCCCGGTCGACTTCCCGAGGATTCAAAGTCATTTGGGCCCCCAGTCGGCGGGCCAGGTCCAGCTTTTCCGGGACGACGTCGACGGCGATGACCCACGCCTCTTGGAGGGCGGCGACCTGAACGGCATTCAGGCCGATCCCGCCGCAACCGATGACGGCGACCCGGTCTCGGGGTCGGACCTGCCCCCGGTAGACGACGGCGTGGAAGGGCGTCGTGAGGGCATCGGCGATGATGGCCCCCTTTTCTAAGGGGATCGACTCCGGCAGGGGGAACAGGTCTCGGGCCGGGGCGACGACGTATTCGGCAAAGCCCCCGTCGATGTGATTCCCAAACATCCGCATGTTCTCGCAGATGTTTTCCCGACCCATGCGGCACATCCGGCAGGCCCGGCAGGGCAGGACGGTCGGCAGGAGGACCCGGTCCCCGGGTCGGAAGGTCTCAACATCCGGTCCGACCTGGGCGACGGTCCCGGAGACTTCGTGACCTAAAATGAGGGGCGGCTTCTTAAAGGTCGGCGTCCCGTGGTCGATGTAGTGCAGGTCCGTATGGCAGACGCCGCAGGCGGCGACCCGGACGAGGACCTCCCCGGGACCCGGCGTCGGTGTCGGGACGTCCTCGACCTGAAGGGGCTGATGGGGTCCATAGAAGACGGCGGCCTTCATGATGACCTCCTAAGGATGGCGAGTGGCGAGTAGCGAGTGGCGAATGGCGAATGGCGAGTAGCGATTGGCGAATAGATCCCCATTTCCCCTATCTCCCGACCTGCCCATCTGCCCATCTGCCGACTGCCTATCTCCCGAATGGTGGAGGTGCCCTCTCCACTCTCCATCTCACTTCTCACCCCCCGAACCGTTCTGCTATCTTCCTGTCCCCTGCTGACTATCCATCCGCCGGTCTGCAGTCCAAGGTCCATGGCCTGGGGTCTATGGTCCATGACCTGTAGTCCGTCGCCGCGTGTAGAGGATGACGCAGGCCCCGCAGTCCTCCGCAATGGGACAGGCCTGGCACTCGGGCATGTCCGACGGACGGGCCGGCTCGAGTCGGACCTCAAAGCCCAGCGACTCATACAGTTGGACGAACTCCGGGGCCCGCTCGACGGCGACGACAAAGCGCCGCTCCCACGGCGGCTCCGACACGTCCGACGACGTCCGTTCGTCGTATCGAACCGGCATGACCCGGCCGTTCAGCCGTTGGGCCATTCGGCACCGAGGTCTCGGGATGCAAGGCCACGGACCACGGTCCACAGTCTATGGTCTATGGCCCCTGGTCTGCGGCTCTGCAAGCTCCAGCCGAAGGCACTCCAGGGATACGGGTCGGAACGCTACCGTCCGGAAGAAAGCCTCCAGGTCTCGCCAGGCCTCGGGGATCAGCGTGTAGACCTCCCGGACGCCGGCATTTCGGAAGTACGTCAGGACGGCCTCCAGCAGGACCCGTCCGATGCCCCGATGCTGATAGCCGGGGTCGACACCGATGAACTCGACCCAGCCGCTCCGGTCCGGCAGGCCGAACTCCCGGCCTCGGATGAATCCCAGGACGTAGCCGACGAGTCGGCCGTCGGCCTCATAGCCCAGGGCCGGCTCGCCCCACTCGGTATAGGCCCGGAGCCTCTGGGCCCACCGGTCGGGGTCGGCCGCCATGCCCGTCAGGACGGCCTCGATCTCGGCGATGCGGCCGGCGTCCTGAACCGTCAGGGGCCGCACGCCGGCTGGGAGGGTTCCCCACCGGAGCCGCCGGACCCGACTCCAGCCGAGGAGGGCCGCCCCGAGGGCACCGGCGTAAATGGCCAGGGGCGAGACGTTCACCTCCATCCCGAGGTACTGGCGGAGCATGTGGACCATGCCGACGTTCTGGGCGACCCCGCCTGTCAGCGTCAACTCCGGTTCGGCCCCGACCTGGCGGACGAGAGAGGCGATCCGCTCGACGAGGGCCTGATGCACGCCGGCCAGGATGTCCTCGATGCGGGCCTCGTGGCTGACGAGGTTGATGACCTCCGATTCGGCCAGGACGGCGCAGATACTACTGATCCGCTCCGGATGTTGACTCCGCAAGGCCCAGGCCCCCATCTCCTCGAGGGGGACCTCCAGGGCGGCGGCCGTCCGCTCCAAGAATCGGCCGGCTCCGGCCGCGCACCGGTTGTTCATCCGAAAGGCCCGCACGCGGCCGTTGGGCTCGACCCGGATGGCCCGGGTGTTCTGGGCACCGATGTCCAGGACCGTCCGCGTGTTCGGGAATAGGTGCACGGCCGCCCGGGCATGACAGGTGATGTCGGTGATCTGGACGTCTCGGAAGGGGACTTGATAGCGGCCCCAGCCCGTGCTGGCGATGTACGCCAGGTCCGCCCGTGTAAGGCCGGCCGCCTGAAGGGCCGCCGCCAGGGCCCGCTCGGCCGCCTGCGTCAGGAAGGCCCCCGTCGTCTCGAGGGCCTGGCCGACGATGCGGCCGTCGGCGTCCAGGATGACGCACTTGGTCGTTCGAGAACCCACGTCGATGCCGGCCACGTACCGCATGGCAGTCTCAGCCGACGCAGATAGGCAGGTGGGCAGATGGGCAGATGGACGGTTGGGGCATCGGCGGATCCTTACGAGAATCCTGAGACCCGGGGACCAACGCCCGGGACCGACAGGTCGTACCGGCGGGCGGCCATGGCCCGCTCCCACGCGAAGAGGGCCGCCCCGATGGCACCCATGAAGTGGGATTCGGGACTGACGTTCAACTTCCGTCCCAAGACCTCTTCCAGGGCCCGGATCATCCCGACGTTGCGGGAGACGCCGCCCGTGAAGGTGACCTCGTCCTCGATGCCGACCCGCCGCAGAAGCCCGACGGCCCGTGTGGCGATGCTGTGATGGACCCCCCGCAAGATGTCTTCTCGCCGGCGACCCCAAGCAAGATGCGAGAGGATCTCACTTTCGACGAACACGGTGCACACGTTCGTCATCTTGACGGGCCGCTCGGACTGCAGGGAAATCGGGCCGATCTCGTCCAACGTCAGGCCCATGACCTCGGCGGCGGCCTCGAGGAACCGCCCCGTCCCGGCGGCGCATTTGTCGTTCATGCAGAAGTCCAGGACCTCGCCCCGAGCGTCGACCCGGATGGCCTTCGTGTCTTGGCCGCCCATGTCCAGGACCGTCCGCGTGCCGGGAAATACAAAGACGGCCCCCTTCGCATGGCAACTGATTTCCGTGACCTGCGTGTGCCCGAAGGTGACCTTATAACGGCCATAGCCCGTACCGACGACGTAGACGACCTCGTCGGGATGGACGCCGGCCGCCTGGAGGGCGGCCTGAAACGCCCGCTCGGCGGCCTTGACGACGTTGGCTCCCGTCTTGATGAGGGCCCGGCCGACGATCCGCCGCTCCACGTCCATCAGGACGGCCTTCGTCTGTGTCGAACCCACGTCCACGCCGGCCACGTACATCGCTCCCTCCAATTGGGTAGCAAGGCAGTCAGGCAGAAAAGTCGGCGTCATGCCGACGTGATGGATGGCCCCTATTGGCTCATGGCTCGTGGCTCATAGCTCATGGCTCATAGCTGATGGCTCATGGGACTATGAGCCATGACCCATGAGCTATGAGCCAACATGAGCTATGAGCCATGAGCCAACACCGACCCCCATTCCTTCTTTTCCCAATCGCCCTCCTGCCTTATGGGCTTATCGCCCGCCGGTGCGCCAGGGCCTCGAAAAATGCGTCGATACGGTTCCGAAGCTGGGCCTTCTGAAAGTACCGGGGGTCGACCAGGTCCGACTCGATGAACAGGGTCGGGATGTCGCATTCCCGCACAAAGACTTCCCGAAAGTCGGCCTCCCCGGCGGCAAAGGATTTACAGCTCTTGACGGAGTGGATGACGAATCCGTCGGCCTGAAAACGCCGATGATAGTCCAGGAGCAGACGCCGCCGGTGGTCCAGCCCCCAGTTGACGTAACAGTGCATGGCGTACTCGGCGACGCTCTCGAGCGGCCGGGCCGGGTCGTGGCGGACCCCAGTGGCGTCCCAGAGGCCCCCGACCTTCGTGTAGGTCGAGGCGACCGTGACGGCGCCCCAATGTTTGAACATGTCCCAGAAGTCCCGCAGGTACGGCCAGGGCGGTGGGCCCTCGACGACGACCCGGAACCGCTCCTCGGGGACCGGCCCCAGGCCGAGTTCGACCCGCTCCTGGATTTCCCGACGGACTCCCTCGTAGTACTCGACCGTCTCGGGTAGCCCCCGCAGGATGTAAATGGGCGCCATAAAGTAGACGGCTTCAAAGTAGGAATCGAAGGGCGCCGGCACGTGGCGGGCCATCTCGAGGACCTCGACCCACAGGTCCTCCGCCTGCCGGGCGTTGGCCAGGAGGGTCCGGAAGCGGTCCTCGTCGAAGTCTTGACCCGTCAGCCGCTCGCAAAATTCGATGAACTCCTGGAGCTGGCCGACGACATACTCGACGTCCGAGGGTAAGACCGTCTCGGTCCGAAGGTAGGGCACGTCCAGGACGTAGAGGGGCGCCTGATAAAACTCGGCCAGGGCCTCAAACCACTTGATGTAAACCCGACAGCCGGCATAGTTGCAGACCAGGAGCGTCGGCCGGGGGAGCCGCCCCATCGGCGAGCGATTGCCCGAGAGGAGGAGGCCGATGTCGTTCTTCACATACCCGCAGACGTCCTGGGAGTATCCGAGGTCCTCGGCCCGCAGGATGAAGTCGGCTGAGACCTGCCGGATGGCGCAGTTCAGGGCCGTCACCTCGGGAAAGGCGACCTCGAAGCCCAACGCCCGCAGGACCTCCTCGACGGCCCCGGAGATGAAAAGATACGCCACGGGCTGGCCCGTCTCGGGGGCCGCCTCCAGGCGCCGCCACCATGCCTGCAGGAGCTCCTTCTGCCGCTGACGCCCAAAGCCCTGGAATCGGGCCGACCGGCCTGCCGCCTCCGTTCCCATCGGCGCCTCCACGGGAATTCGGCAGTTCGGGAGTTCGGCAATCCGGCAGTCGGGCTCGTAGATAGGAAGATAGCAGAGCCGTTCGGTTCATGAGAGTGGCGTCAGAACAACCTTTCCCATCTCCCGGAAAGCCGATGTTTCAAGCATTCGGCAGTTGGGCAGATGGGCAGGTCGGGAGATAGGCAGTCGGCAGATAGGCAGTTGGGCAGATGGGCAGGTCGGGAGACAGGGGAAATGGGGGATCTATTCGCCATTCGCCACTCGCCATTCGCTACTCGCCACTCGCCATTCGCTACTCGCTACTCGCCATTCGCTACTCATGACCCCAAAAGCCACAATCACGTCAGCTGTTGCCAACCCACCCACCTGTCTGCTCACGGCCCCCTCCCGAATTCCCGAGTTCCCGAACTGCCGAACTCCCGAATTCCCGGATGGCCGAACTGCCCTATGAATAGAACAGAATCGACTCTACGAACGTCTCGACCTGATTCTGGACGGCCTCGAACGTCGTCATCTTTTCCTCAAACTCCAGGACCAGGCAGGGCACGCCGGCCTTCTCCAGACGCTCCTTCAAGAGGACGTAGTCGAACTGCGCCGGGTCGCAGAACTTGGCGTATGCAAAGATGACGCCGTCGACCCGCAGGCGGCGGACCCGTTCGAGGAATCCCTCGAGTCGGCGGGCCGGCCCGTCGTATCGAATGGCCGTGCTTCGCCCCGACCGCAGGTAGGCGACGGCCAAGGCCTCCAGGGGGTCCTCGGCCGGAGGGACGGCCGCCTCGAAGAACCGCCGGCCGACCAGGAGGTCGTCGTCCAGGATGTAACAGCCGGCTTCCTCGAGGACCCACAGGAAATCGAGGGGCGGTTGC
Protein-coding regions in this window:
- the pyrK gene encoding Dihydroorotate dehydrogenase B (NAD(+)), electron transfer subunit; protein product: MRDLKLRCVACEDVGPDVVLLGLAPEDGDWPPTAPGQFYMLEVPVPERCFALRRPFSLHDLQDGVGYFLFRRMGFGTRRLGSLRPGEVTRGFGPLGRPFPEPVGEGPVGLISGGLGMATLFPWHRALVRQGRDVYHLFAARTAAQLVRLEALQALGGTLWLATDDGSRGWAGRADEVLRAYPQEFRRPWAALYVCGPTVMIRACVEVLRTYTTAPIWAILEAAMACGYGVCRGCAVPVRTDPPSYRMVCVDGPALSADEVDWSCLPSP
- a CDS encoding Alcohol dehydrogenase, which gives rise to MKAAVFYGPHQPLQVEDVPTPTPGPGEVLVRVAACGVCHTDLHYIDHGTPTFKKPPLILGHEVSGTVAQVGPDVETFRPGDRVLLPTVLPCRACRMCRMGRENICENMRMFGNHIDGGFAEYVVAPARDLFPLPESIPLEKGAIIADALTTPFHAVVYRGQVRPRDRVAVIGCGGIGLNAVQVAALQEAWVIAVDVVPEKLDLARRLGAQMTLNPREVDRADVHIRKVTDGGVDVAFECVGRSETQELAVACVRPGGRVVFVGYNPERVALNAARIMFRELEIVGSLGCRPVCYPRVIDLVARGHLRLQELVSHQFFLEEINQALDVLRRGEALRVIVRPGGPAVG
- the fldI_1 gene encoding (R)-phenyllactate dehydratase activator; its protein translation is MRYVAGIDVGSRTTKCVILDADGRIVGQALETTGAFLTQAAERALAAALQAAGLTRADLAYIASTGWGRYQVPFRDVQITDITCHARAAVHLFPNTRTVLDIGAQNTRAIRVEPNGRVRAFRMNNRCAAGAGRFLERTAAALEVPLEEMGAWALRSQHPERISSICAVLAESEVINLVSHEARIEDILAGVHQALVERIASLVRQVGAEPELTLTGGVAQNVGMVHMLRQYLGMEVNVSPLAIYAGALGAALLGWSRVRRLRWGTLPAGVRPLTVQDAGRIAEIEAVLTGMAADPDRWAQRLRAYTEWGEPALGYEADGRLVGYVLGFIRGREFGLPDRSGWVEFIGVDPGYQHRGIGRVLLEAVLTYFRNAGVREVYTLIPEAWRDLEAFFRTVAFRPVSLECLRLELAEPQTRGHRP
- the fldI_2 gene encoding (R)-phenyllactate dehydratase activator — its product is MYVAGVDVGSTQTKAVLMDVERRIVGRALIKTGANVVKAAERAFQAALQAAGVHPDEVVYVVGTGYGRYKVTFGHTQVTEISCHAKGAVFVFPGTRTVLDMGGQDTKAIRVDARGEVLDFCMNDKCAAGTGRFLEAAAEVMGLTLDEIGPISLQSERPVKMTNVCTVFVESEILSHLAWGRRREDILRGVHHSIATRAVGLLRRVGIEDEVTFTGGVSRNVGMIRALEEVLGRKLNVSPESHFMGAIGAALFAWERAMAARRYDLSVPGVGPRVSGFS
- the bcrB gene encoding Benzoyl-CoA reductase subunit B; amino-acid sequence: MGTEAAGRSARFQGFGRQRQKELLQAWWRRLEAAPETGQPVAYLFISGAVEEVLRALGFEVAFPEVTALNCAIRQVSADFILRAEDLGYSQDVCGYVKNDIGLLLSGNRSPMGRLPRPTLLVCNYAGCRVYIKWFEALAEFYQAPLYVLDVPYLRTETVLPSDVEYVVGQLQEFIEFCERLTGQDFDEDRFRTLLANARQAEDLWVEVLEMARHVPAPFDSYFEAVYFMAPIYILRGLPETVEYYEGVRREIQERVELGLGPVPEERFRVVVEGPPPWPYLRDFWDMFKHWGAVTVASTYTKVGGLWDATGVRHDPARPLESVAEYAMHCYVNWGLDHRRRLLLDYHRRFQADGFVIHSVKSCKSFAAGEADFREVFVRECDIPTLFIESDLVDPRYFQKAQLRNRIDAFFEALAHRRAISP